The Nicotiana tabacum cultivar K326 chromosome 1, ASM71507v2, whole genome shotgun sequence genome segment AGTTCTGCCTCCTCATTAAACAAGAAAAATGGAATGGGCTTTTTTGTCTTTCCTTCAAAACTATTCATTTTTCGGGTCAAAAGACTTATCCCTCTTACTAATGGGTTGGTAATGTAATTACAGGAATATTTAAGGAATAAGAAAAAGTGGATACTAacctacatatatatacacacacacacatacgcacatatatatatatatatgtacatatatacacACAATTAAAATTACTCATCTCTATGTTCGTGCTTTGCACAAATGTCTTGCGACAAACACtatgaaaaaaaaagtaaaagactggcatgataaataataaaattgcACGAACAAAAGGTGGAACTAGAACATTCGAAATATAAATCTCGATGGGACATGTGAAAGTACTTCTCAGTCAAATTTCTTCTGAAATTTATTTTGAACAATTAATCTTGAGCACGTAAAGCAAATAAGCAACAACAACATAAAAAAGGAAGAGAGGAGAAATAGGGGCAATAATAttcattttgtttttaaataaagTTTAATTAGAACACATAAAATAGATATGGAACAACAAAGTTAAAAATTTCGAACTAGACGTTGCCAGTAAAATCATCGACAAACTTCTTCTAACCTGCTGACGGTATAAGAACATAactgaagaattaaaaagaatatGAAGCTTCCCTCCTAGGATTTGTTGATCTGTTATGGTTAATTATCATTATCAATTAAATAAACTAGACACTTGGATTTATAAGCTTGTAATCGGCGGAAAGAGTCCTTTTATAGAAACATTGGGGCACCTGATGTTTTGACTTGGAATCAAGTTACAATAGGTTGTCCCCAAAGTTGATTCAAACTCCCATGATGGAAGAGTTACAATGTCATTACAAATCTAAGCAAGCAAGAATTATGCTAGTCCTATATAAAGGATCACTTGGTCGTTGCCAAATATTTTCCAATTGCAAGTCAAATAGAATTGGTGCACCACGTCACCTTAAATTCTAAAAGGTATGTGAGGCATTTCCACTATCAATTAAGTAACTTGGTTGAACTAGGACAAAAAATTTAGTGATAATAGTTTTTCCAAAGTAGGTTAAGTATTTATTATTGAAACTCAAAGACAGTTTCGGTAGGAGACTGAACATGATGAATTCTTAGCCAACTTGAAAATCGTAAATATTAGTTCATCTAATATTAAAATATTCATGGagattacaattttatccaacatAGAATGTAACTTAATTCACTTTCAAATGGTATAAaagtcgttcaacatttagcgttttaatattcgtgcttttataataatatatagatagagttgttcgtgcaagcatgaatatacaagaacatcACCTGGTAACATCCCACATAGAGAAGCAgagcagcaacagcaacaaaaGGAAAACTCCCAAGAAATTTATAATAAGCTGAAAGAAGAAACAGCGATAGGGCCTGTAGATCACACCACACAGATAGCAATACTTTCTTTAGGAAACCATACCAACAAGCAGAATAATACCCTAGATGAAAAATGATAAGAATCTAAAGTACAAAATCATATGATTAGATGCTTACAATTCCACTGACTCCTCCAATTAACAATGGCCTTCTCCCAAGGTCATCAGCTTTTAGGACAGCAACTGCCGTCATTAGTGACTGTAGGAGAATAATTTTAGTCGACGCAAACAAAGAGCATAAAATCAGAGGGAAATCTAGTCCAACAGAATATTAGTCCTTCGAATAAAAGAGTCAGGTTAATATTATTGAACGAGAGATAACAGGCTTCTCCTGGCTACAGCTACTTCACTTACCTTAAATATACCAATAACGACTGAAACTCGAGCAGCATCCGCAGCCGCAGAAAAACCAGCACTCTGATAAGAAATTGCTTCAAAATTACCTTTTGCAAGATCAAATTACTAATGAGGAGAAAACTTAAGGAGTATAATTAGCAGGGTACCTGAAGAATTGAACCAGCATAATATAGAACGCTTGGCTGCCCAGTTATCTGTCAAAACTACCACATAAGCTTGAGAGCAAGAAACTACTTTAACATCAGCTGATAGCTCTTCACAGAAACTGCAAAGTATCACAAGCAAAAGAAGTAGATCTATCTCAAATTATATTACCTGTTGAAAAAGGACCAAACCTCCGCCAATTATAAATGCTTTCAAGCTTGGCCCCTGAAATACCTCCAGAAAATTTCCTTCAGCTTCTTCATCTGAGTAGGCAGTTTTCAATGAGATAATCGTATCTTCTATTTGTTTTTCAGATACTTTGTCACCAGCAGGGCGGCCTCTTAGTTTGCTCAATGCACCAATGGCCTTCTCTTTGTATCCCTGCAGTGGCCCTTTACTTTGAATTGCCCTCAGAAGTAACCATCTGGGAGAGGGAGGGAGACTCCACATGCCAAGTCCCATAAGTAAAGCAATTGGAGCACTTAATCCAAACATGTAACGCCACCCTCCTACGACATTAATTTCATAGCTACCTACAAAATAACCCAGCTGGAGATTCCATCATTCAATTTGATCCATTTCTCTTGCCAAATTAAGATGATATGAGAATTTAAGAGATATAGGTAAACATACCAAAATACCCAGTACTATTGCCAGCTCCTTTAAAGAGATTAATGTTCCTCTGATTTGGGATGGACAAGTCTCTGCTATATATAGAGGTGCTCCATGCATTGCCTGTTGAAATGAGGCCAATGAGCACAATCAAATGTAAAATCTCAGGTACTTACTCATCCAATGATTAAGCTATGGCAGAGAAATAGCCAGTATAGCAAGCACAAACGGTGGAACTGGGATGACTAAAAAGCAAACAAAACCTACCAAACCAATTCCAAGCCCATAAACAAGCCGGCCCAACAAAAGTGCCCCTAGTCCTGGAGCATAGGCAGTTAGTGACCCACCAGCCGCATATAAAAGGGCTGCTATGATCAGTTCCCTCCTCCTCCCTACAGAAGTTAACCCAAAAAATTAGCCAAAATTATTTCTGAATAAGTTTGAGACTCAACAAAACTTTAAGTAAGTGAACTTCACCTAAGAAATCAGCGAATGGGTAGGCAAGTATGGAGCCAATAAGAGCTCCATAAAGGGAACCACTGACCTATATCCAGGGGAAAGAAGAAGAACTGATATTTAGAAATTTGGTATGACAGAGAAATAATTACACATGGAATATGCCACATAGAAAGCATACCACAAGACCAAGCTGAACAGCAGAGAAGTTGTACCAAGTCGTTCCACTAAGCTCAGCTGACTGATACATCAATAAATGAACTTCTTCAATGTAAATCCTTAATAGATAGTATACGAATAGTAAAACACAGATGATGTGGGATACAGCAAAGAAACTGATAAATACCTGCAATGAGATGGTAGCACCTGAGGTTGCACCTATATCATAGCCAAATAATAAACCGCCTAGGGCCGGGAAGAGAAATCTGACATTTGAGACAATGAGTTATTATTTTTGCCGGGGAAAACAATTCAATCTGAAAAGGAAACCCATAGAATATTTTTTGAGCGAAAGAGTCAACATAGTTATTTGAACATTAAAACCCACATGACCAGTTTCTATTGACTTTTATCACCGAATAGTTCACTGAGATCACAAAGAGCAAGACGGAAGAATTTAGATAGAAAATGTATATCTAAAGAGTATGGCTGGCAAAAGCTTGCTGCTTAATATCACATACATGAGTATAGGCAATTACGCATCACAATCAAGTAACAGTATCGTCACGCGGAGATGAATACTAATAAATTTCTAATCACCATAAGTAAAGAGTTTCAATTTGATCAGACTatcaatttttgagttaatttacCAAACCATTCGAGAATTAAGCTAATAATTTagtaaaaacaaagaagaaatatgGAATATACGAGAGTTAAAGACCTGTGGTCCCGATcactttatttaattattttcattctCTTTAATTTACTTCAGTGAATTGAGTTATTAACCCAGGATTGCAATATAGGATCTTCTGGATTGCATATAAGGTCATATGAgttcttcttttcctcttctttaaAATATGATAACCTCAGAAAGAAAAATGCTGATCAAATGTCTCATAACTCGAGAATCTTAAATTAAAGTACTTGaattttatatgtataaaatccAACTCATCAGTAGACTATGTAGCTTACGGCAAAATAATTGACTGAAACAATACTGCGGAGAACTTACGGCAAAATAACAGAAGACCAACTGAATTCCTCTAGATACGCCGATTCAGCATTATTCGACTGAGCTTCTTCTCCTGAAGATGCCGAAACCTATGAGGGGAAAAAAGCTAAGgaagagaaacaaaaaaaagacCGACAAAAAAGTGGGAAATAGAAGTAGAAAAAATCGAAATTAAAAGCATTGAGTTTGTCTACCTTCAGTCTGAGCCTGCCAAGAGGCAGTAATGGCAATTGTCTTTCATTGTTCCTTGCCATGAATGAGCAATTTCTTCTTGTATATTGATTTAGGCTCCTAGCAGTGAAAATTTGCTTCTTCGACAGACTCAGCAATGGTGGTTTTGAGAGTGATAATGTGGGATTGTACAAAGGTTGAAGACTAGTGGAAGCCATTTGTGCAGTGTAATACTATTGAGCACACTACACCCCGAGACCTTAATaaaaaatatcaatatcaatttcaCTTGAACATCTATTGCCTCCGAGACGCGCGTGAAGCGCGCTTTGATGCGTTTGCTGCATACAATCCACAAATTTTAGCTCAATTATTCCACTCAGACATTAGCCAGGTACAATGACAGAACTTATTAGGGAGCCCCTTACCTAAAATGTGAGATTTTTTCACACGAATTGGAATTTAGTCCAATTCCAACATAAATACAGTACTCCCTATATAATAGGTATTACTATAAAAGTCATACTTTTTGAATCTAATTTTTAAGTTATACTATATTTTATCATTCTCTACCAGCTCTTTACCTTTAATTGCAACAAACATCTTTATAAATTATTCTTATATAATAGTCATATGGAATTTTTAAGATTACCAATAATAAGCCTAAAGATTTTAATTTGATCAAATCTTATTAAAAACTTTAAAGCACCACTTATAAAAGAAATATTGTATTAGTACATACTTTCATAATTAAAGATTTCATTTAATTCGATTAAAAGATATGcttgtatatatttatttttttattctactGCACGAAAGTTTCTTCCTGAACcgatggtctattggaaacaatctCTACTttcacaaggtagggataaggtctgcgtacacactactctttCCAGACCCCACGTTATGAGATAATactgggtatattgttgttgtttgcacGAAAGTTTCTATCATGCACAAtgtctaatatttgaaaaacactACTTTTGAAGGAATTTAACTCTCTATTAGCTTTGAAATGTATGCCTTAGAATTTTAATCTTTGTATATATAGTTATGAGATTATAATAATGTATTAGCTTTCtttaatatttaattagtgaaatatgtatattttttaaattttaaatttgaataactttttgtcttttatatgtaacattaaaaaataaaagtaaagatttTTTGATAAGTTTTGTCtataatagccaaaaaaaaatatttaaccaTTAAATGTTATTATAGGTCTATAATAATCGTTCACTATAATAGCTTACAAATATCGGAATAAATAATATTGCTATTAAGAGGTTTGACAGTACCAATACTAGATAGAAGCAAAAAAGAATAATGAGCTTGTTGAAGAAGGTTAAAAATATACAATTATAGTGTGAGTTATTCCATAATTTTGTTTCGccaaataattatatattaaggTCTATCATAATTAATATTAGGTATAAAGTATTTCTATCCCcaagttttctttaaaaattaaacttaTCCTCCAATTGTCATTCACCTTCTCATATCAAGGTTGACTTTTTAAAGTGCTTATCTTACCCTCTAcaacttttatcttattttatttctttaatataaTGATATTTTTATCTACagatgaaaaaatattatttcaagcATATAAGTTAATAACGTTTAATAATAGActaaatgagaaaaataaaaagactaaTCAAGTAAATTGAAAGCTCCCAACACTTTCCAGGTTCAGATCAGTAAATTCAAAATTGGGTGATCGAGAACGAAAAAAGACTAATCAAGTAATTAACACGATGCCTACGACATGAATCATTCTCCAAATGCTTGGGATCATACGCAGTTCAAAGATAATGTTGTAAAAGTCGCTAATATGGAGCTTTATTATTACAAGACCGTCCACTTCTATTCTCATCAATGATCTTTAAGATGTTGTTGCACATAATTAAGGTGGCTCATATCACTGAGTGTTTACCCGTGAAATAGTACCGTCGAATTCTAGACAAGTGAagtaatttgatcctgaaataatagataaattatataaatatacagTACTTAACCTTGAGATGGAGacgaaatagcagaaataataatTCCAGGAATAGGGCTTCCGGGCACAGCAACAAtgaaatcaaaaatcaagaagATAAGATTATATTACGCTTTGAATAGAGTGTAGCATCTGTTTGTGTCCTTACAATGATAATAAAggtcactatttatagctgcacaTAGGGAACAAGGTACTAGGATCAAGCCCTTCTTTCATATCAATTacgagggccattgaagaatatGTAACGCGAGCATGAATGCCATATTCTTTGTAATGGATAGTATActtaatgttgtagaatattcttcattaaatgttaCCTAGTGGCAGgcatttatttcatctttatgagTGTCATTCTCTTCGGTAACACACGGGATAGTTGCCTTCTGTTTCAGCTATCTTCTGTCTTCGGCTCCATGCGTCACTTCCTTAGGCAATCATTtaatataacatattttaccctatacagatagtccccctgctttttGGTGGCATAATTTTGTGTCACCGAAAAATTGGTAGAAATATTCTTTTTGCAGAAAATTTACTAACCCCTCTGAAAAGTTTCTAACGgatgattagacgcacgtctttccatttaatgccccaaacacgcgtcatcccacgattctGCATAACTTTTGCTGgctatcgaggtaattatggccacgaGTTTAGCCGCCTGtgcctttacttatacgcatcaacctcCTTCATAATACTCTAAATTTTCTAAGACCTTCTTTTACTCAACTCATACTTCGACTTTAACCTTTCTTTAACTTCCTTGTTTAAGAGAAAAGCCACCCCTTGATAAAAATGACCTCTTTTTCAAGAAAAcctagttcttcaaagaacaaaggCAAAGTTGATGATGCCGCTCACCCTAAGGTGAGTACCTTCGTTCCAAAGAACCTGATTACCACCAAATACTTTGAAGAGAAGTTTCCTTGTGCTAACCCTCATACATGGGCCGTTGGCAGATACCCTTTTTCTATTCGTCCTTTCATTATTCCTGCTACAAAAGGTAGATTATCATTGCCAGGATTTAGACATTATCCGTCCTGATCTGGCGGAGCGGgtaaccttacccaagaagggttttatgtATTTCGATATGTATCCCTTCACTTTAGGGGTGTTTTCTTTGAGTGGAGATCTTGACTCCATCATTGTGGAATTCTACATCCGCTATCAggtgtgtttggcacaagtaTGTCCTTTCTTGTGGAGGACGATTGCTTGTCTTCGGCGCCTGCGC includes the following:
- the LOC107775431 gene encoding D-xylose-proton symporter-like 3, chloroplastic isoform X1, with amino-acid sequence MASTSLQPLYNPTLSLSKPPLLSLSKKQIFTARSLNQYTRRNCSFMARNNERQLPLLPLGRLRLKVSASSGEEAQSNNAESAYLEEFSWSSVILPFLFPALGGLLFGYDIGATSGATISLQSAELSGTTWYNFSAVQLGLVVSGSLYGALIGSILAYPFADFLGRRRELIIAALLYAAGGSLTAYAPGLGALLLGRLVYGLGIGLAMHGAPLYIAETCPSQIRGTLISLKELAIVLGILLGYFVGSYEINVVGGWRYMFGLSAPIALLMGLGMWSLPPSPRWLLLRAIQSKGPLQGYKEKAIGALSKLRGRPAGDKVSEKQIEDTIISLKTAYSDEEAEGNFLEVFQGPSLKAFIIGGGLVLFQQITGQPSVLYYAGSILQSAGFSAAADAARVSVVIGIFKSLMTAVAVLKADDLGRRPLLIGGVSGIALSLFLLSAYYKFLGSFPFVAVAALLLYVGCYQISFGPISWLMVSEIFPLRTRGKGISLAVLTNFGSNAIVTFAFSPLKEFLGAENLFLLFGAIALLSLLFVVTSVPETKGLSLEEIESKILK
- the LOC107775431 gene encoding D-xylose-proton symporter-like 3, chloroplastic isoform X2, which translates into the protein MASTSLQPLYNPTLSLSKPPLLSLSKKQIFTARSLNQYTRRNCSFMARNNERQLPLLPLGRLRLKVSASSGEEAQSNNAESAYLEEFSWSSVILPFLFPALGGLLFGYDIGATSGATISLQSAELSGTTWYNFSAVQLGLVVSGSLYGALIGSILAYPFADFLGRRRELIIAALLYAAGGSLTAYAPGLGALLLGRLVYGLGIGLAMHGAPLYIAETCPSQIRGTLISLKELAIVLGILLGYFVGSYEINVVGGWRYMFGLSAPIALLMGLGMWSLPPSPRWLLLRAIQSKGPLQGYKEKAIGALSKLRGRPAGDKVSEKQIEDTIISLKTAYSDEEAEGNFLEVFQGPSLKAFIIGGGLVLFQQITGQPSVLYYAGSILQSAGFSAAADAARVSVVIGIFKSLMTAVAVLKADDLGRRPLLIGGVSGIALSLFLLSAYYKFLGSFPFVAVAALLLYVGCYQ